One region of Syntrophobacter fumaroxidans MPOB genomic DNA includes:
- the serA gene encoding phosphoglycerate dehydrogenase codes for MKILVSDNLAESGVEKLRKVQQFEVDVKTGLTPDELRGIIKDYDGLVIRSATKVTRDIIDAADNLKVVARAGIGLDNVDVEAASKRGIVVMNTPEGNIVTTAEHAIAMILALSRSIPQATNSIKSGKWEKKRFMGREVFNKVLGIIGMGRIGRIVADRAKGLKMNVIAFDPYISSEVLESSGIEAVALDDLLTRSDYITVHTPMTPETRDILNAKAFKKMKEGVFVINCARGGIVNEQDLHDAIRAGIVAGAALDVFAQEPPKDNPLLALDSVIATPHLGASTDEAQENVAIAVADQVIDFLVRGTIRNAVNAPNIDGAVLARLRPYLKLSEKLGSVLTQITRGAIQKVSIEYIGEVASMETQPLTYSILKGMLTPIMGDMVNFVNVPVLARERNIKVTESVRSEAEDFTNLIGIHVKTSEEENLVAGSFFGKKDPRMVRINDFRLEAALEGHLLLIYNIDTPGTIGAIGTCLGKHHINISMMDVGQVLERGQNIIFLRTDTPVPGHVKEELLAMDNVNVVQAIEL; via the coding sequence ATGAAGATTCTGGTCAGCGATAACCTGGCTGAGTCGGGCGTTGAGAAGCTCAGAAAGGTTCAACAATTTGAAGTGGATGTGAAAACCGGTCTGACGCCCGACGAACTCCGCGGGATCATCAAGGACTACGACGGCCTGGTGATCCGTAGCGCGACCAAGGTGACCCGGGACATCATAGACGCTGCGGACAATCTCAAGGTTGTGGCCAGGGCGGGCATCGGCCTGGACAATGTCGACGTCGAAGCCGCCAGCAAGCGCGGGATTGTGGTGATGAACACCCCGGAAGGGAACATCGTCACCACCGCGGAACACGCCATCGCCATGATCCTGGCGCTTAGCCGGAGCATTCCCCAGGCCACCAATTCCATCAAGAGCGGCAAGTGGGAGAAGAAACGTTTCATGGGCCGGGAGGTGTTCAACAAAGTACTCGGTATCATCGGGATGGGACGCATCGGGCGCATTGTGGCCGATCGGGCCAAAGGTTTGAAAATGAACGTCATCGCCTTCGACCCGTACATCAGCTCCGAGGTGCTGGAGTCTTCGGGCATAGAGGCGGTCGCCCTCGACGACCTGCTGACGCGCTCCGACTACATCACCGTCCATACGCCGATGACGCCGGAAACCCGGGACATCTTGAACGCAAAAGCTTTCAAAAAGATGAAGGAAGGTGTTTTCGTCATCAACTGCGCCAGGGGAGGCATCGTCAACGAACAGGATCTCCATGACGCCATACGGGCCGGGATCGTGGCCGGTGCGGCTCTCGACGTTTTCGCTCAGGAACCGCCCAAGGACAACCCTCTCCTGGCCCTCGACAGCGTCATCGCTACGCCGCACCTGGGGGCATCCACGGACGAGGCGCAGGAGAACGTCGCCATCGCGGTGGCGGACCAGGTCATCGATTTCCTGGTGCGCGGCACCATAAGGAATGCCGTGAACGCCCCCAATATCGACGGCGCCGTGCTCGCCCGGCTTCGTCCCTACCTGAAGCTCTCCGAGAAGCTTGGTTCCGTCCTCACTCAGATCACCCGGGGAGCCATTCAAAAGGTATCCATCGAATACATCGGGGAAGTGGCGTCCATGGAGACCCAGCCTTTGACCTATTCCATACTGAAGGGGATGCTCACCCCGATAATGGGAGATATGGTCAACTTCGTGAACGTTCCGGTCCTTGCCCGCGAGCGGAACATCAAGGTGACGGAATCCGTGCGCAGCGAGGCCGAGGACTTCACCAACCTGATCGGCATTCACGTGAAAACCTCGGAAGAAGAGAACCTGGTGGCAGGGTCGTTCTTCGGGAAGAAAGACCCCCGCATGGTCAGGATCAACGATTTCCGCCTGGAGGCCGCCCTCGAAGGTCACCTGCTGCTCATTTACAACATCGACACTCCCGGCACCATCGGAGCGATCGGGACCTGTCTCGGGAAACACCACATCAACATCTCCATGATGGATGTCGGACAGGTGCTCGAACGCGGTCAAAACATCATATTCCTTCGGACCGACACTCCCGTTCCGGGCCACGTGAAGGAGGAACTGCTGGCCATGGACAATGTGAACGTCGTTCAGGCCATTGAACTTTGA
- the ispE gene encoding 4-(cytidine 5'-diphospho)-2-C-methyl-D-erythritol kinase, whose product MALRVGTPAKINLWLEIVRKREDGYHDLSSLMLPVAVYDHVEVAWSHEGGVRLSCDSAEVPDDRGNLAWRAADAYLEAAGVTRGVSIRLEKNIPVGAGMGGGSSDAAAVLLALNRLSENPLSEAVLHRLAVGLGADVPFFLHCVPALATGIGERLLPVHGIPDYPLLLVKPPISVSTGWVYGSLKLTRGESRIKLRSFLDRPWHLSEVLRNDLETVTLNEYPQLGQIKCWLMENGAVGSLMSGSGPTVFGVFAEQRLADGAGELARRVWKDCRVDVTRVLGTPVSARS is encoded by the coding sequence TTGGCACTTAGGGTCGGCACTCCCGCGAAAATCAATCTATGGCTCGAGATCGTCCGGAAACGGGAGGATGGCTACCACGACCTGTCCAGCCTCATGCTTCCGGTGGCGGTTTACGATCACGTCGAAGTGGCCTGGAGTCACGAAGGGGGCGTTCGCCTGAGCTGCGACAGCGCCGAGGTGCCCGATGATCGCGGGAACCTTGCCTGGCGGGCCGCGGACGCCTATCTCGAAGCTGCGGGGGTCACTCGTGGAGTTTCGATTCGGCTGGAGAAAAACATACCGGTGGGCGCGGGAATGGGTGGAGGGAGTTCAGACGCCGCGGCGGTGCTTCTCGCGCTGAACCGGTTGAGCGAGAATCCGCTGTCCGAAGCGGTTTTGCATCGGCTCGCCGTGGGCCTTGGCGCGGATGTCCCTTTTTTCCTCCATTGTGTTCCGGCCCTGGCGACCGGCATCGGGGAGCGACTGTTGCCGGTGCACGGGATTCCCGATTACCCCCTGCTGCTCGTCAAGCCGCCCATATCCGTTTCCACGGGCTGGGTTTACGGAAGTTTGAAGTTGACAAGGGGAGAAAGCCGCATTAAACTCCGTTCGTTTCTGGACAGGCCTTGGCACTTGTCCGAGGTTCTCCGGAACGACCTGGAAACCGTTACCCTGAACGAATACCCTCAGCTTGGGCAAATCAAGTGCTGGCTCATGGAAAACGGGGCTGTGGGGTCTTTGATGAGCGGTAGCGGTCCAACTGTTTTTGGGGTCTTTGCGGAGCAGCGTTTGGCGGACGGTGCGGGGGAACTGGCTCGCCGGGTTTGGAAAGATTGCCGGGTTGACGTGACACGCGTTCTGGGGACTCCGGTTTCCGCGCGATCATAG
- a CDS encoding DUF1844 domain-containing protein, with amino-acid sequence MEEKEDKGFVVKDRRKVAREESEQPEAAAGPETAGKEDREAEAKGERAPSGEESRHVPLPEVTLATFVFSLSSSALVHLGEVPDPESQSVRVDLPLAKQIIDTLGMLQEKTRGNLDPDEDRLLKTVLYDLRLRYVQKSGK; translated from the coding sequence ATGGAAGAAAAAGAAGATAAAGGATTCGTGGTAAAGGATCGTCGCAAAGTAGCCCGGGAGGAGTCCGAGCAACCCGAAGCGGCGGCCGGTCCGGAAACCGCCGGCAAGGAAGACCGAGAGGCGGAGGCGAAGGGCGAAAGAGCTCCCTCGGGTGAGGAATCTCGCCACGTTCCGCTGCCCGAGGTGACCCTCGCCACCTTTGTCTTTTCCCTGAGTTCCTCTGCCCTGGTGCATCTTGGAGAAGTGCCCGATCCCGAGTCTCAGAGCGTGCGGGTCGATCTGCCCCTGGCAAAGCAGATCATCGACACCCTGGGTATGCTGCAGGAAAAAACCAGGGGCAATCTGGATCCCGATGAGGATCGTCTTCTGAAGACGGTCCTCTACGATCTGCGGCTGCGTTATGTTCAAAAGAGCGGCAAGTAG
- a CDS encoding thioredoxin domain-containing protein, with protein sequence MFGERLQGRVLFGLSVAGFVISAMAGLSEVLPWLQVMCRSVSDGCADTVRYTLLKVPFWAWGVGFYLLLGLAAWKLRKGVAWLAAVATGVEVTLVWMMISLDLPCLFCVANLVIVLMLQVVAFQRHLTWQTVSAASLSFVLSFFLLADTAGLRKIFSGPDNSEVIAKIAGESVTDRRIEIMLGARLYDLKKEIFKLKKDRIDHLLLDQLIEKEAASRGMTFDDFVNQVIVPNGVTIEEAEIDGYIRENRDRMREWTGTYEELRERIRGFLEQQKRFNAIRAYGKSLEPKYGAAIYLKEPQYPIVEVKLDGSPSLGPADAPVTLVEFSDYQCPACRATQEGVKKVKSHFGDRVRLVFKDYPLKRHKNAHLAAQAARCAGDQSRFWDYQDVLFAWEQELDVTQLKRFARDLGLSTRMFDECLDSGKYKTAVERDVEEAVRIGVDRTPSFIVNGKLIVGGPSFERFEKIIEEELNKPKGKS encoded by the coding sequence ATGTTTGGGGAACGACTGCAAGGCAGGGTATTGTTTGGGCTCAGTGTAGCCGGATTCGTGATATCCGCCATGGCAGGCCTCTCGGAGGTCCTGCCCTGGCTGCAGGTGATGTGCCGGAGTGTTTCCGACGGGTGCGCGGACACCGTAAGGTACACCCTCCTGAAAGTGCCTTTCTGGGCCTGGGGCGTGGGTTTCTATCTCCTGCTGGGCCTTGCCGCCTGGAAGCTCCGGAAGGGGGTGGCCTGGCTTGCGGCCGTTGCGACCGGGGTGGAGGTCACTCTTGTTTGGATGATGATCTCTCTGGATTTGCCGTGCCTGTTCTGCGTGGCCAACCTGGTGATCGTGCTGATGCTTCAGGTCGTTGCATTCCAGAGGCATCTGACCTGGCAGACCGTGTCGGCGGCTTCATTGTCGTTCGTGCTTTCCTTCTTTCTCCTGGCGGACACTGCCGGGCTGAGGAAGATTTTCAGCGGACCGGACAACTCCGAGGTCATCGCGAAGATAGCGGGGGAATCGGTGACCGACCGGAGAATCGAAATCATGCTGGGGGCGCGTCTCTACGACTTGAAAAAGGAAATTTTCAAGCTCAAGAAGGACCGAATCGACCATTTACTTCTTGACCAGCTCATCGAGAAAGAAGCCGCATCCCGCGGAATGACCTTCGATGACTTCGTCAATCAGGTCATCGTGCCGAACGGCGTCACTATCGAAGAGGCCGAGATCGATGGGTACATCCGGGAGAACAGGGACCGGATGCGTGAATGGACCGGCACTTACGAGGAATTGAGGGAGCGCATCAGGGGCTTCCTCGAACAGCAGAAACGTTTCAATGCGATCAGGGCATACGGGAAATCTCTTGAGCCGAAATACGGCGCCGCGATTTATCTCAAAGAGCCGCAGTATCCCATTGTCGAGGTGAAACTCGACGGGAGTCCGAGTCTTGGCCCTGCGGATGCGCCGGTGACTCTGGTGGAGTTCTCCGACTACCAGTGTCCGGCATGCCGGGCCACCCAGGAAGGTGTGAAGAAGGTCAAATCGCACTTTGGAGACCGAGTGAGGCTGGTGTTCAAGGACTACCCGTTGAAGCGCCACAAGAATGCGCACCTGGCTGCGCAAGCCGCCCGGTGTGCGGGCGATCAGAGCAGGTTTTGGGATTACCAGGATGTTCTGTTTGCCTGGGAGCAGGAACTGGATGTGACTCAGCTCAAGCGTTTTGCTCGGGACCTGGGACTTTCCACCCGGATGTTCGATGAATGCCTGGACAGCGGGAAATACAAGACGGCGGTCGAACGGGACGTGGAAGAGGCCGTGCGGATCGGCGTGGACAGGACGCCCTCATTCATTGTCAACGGGAAGCTGATCGTCGGGGGGCCCTCCTTCGAAAGATTTGAAAAAATCATCGAGGAAGAACTGAACAAACCGAAGGGAAAATCCTAG
- the pth gene encoding aminoacyl-tRNA hydrolase has translation MTLHSEMDEPVVAVVGLGNPGPQYEHTRHNAGFMVVDRLAAGFGIAMQERKFRASWGTGFVEGRKVLLAKPLTYMNLSGAAVGEILKYFGFPSERVLVVHDDLDLPCGRVRLARKGGAGGHKGIASIMAHLNTRDFPRLKLGIGRPLHGEPVESYVLQPPYAEDARKFEDMILLGEEVVRSVLAAGLSSSMNDYNRKASDE, from the coding sequence ATGACCCTGCATTCGGAGATGGACGAGCCGGTGGTCGCGGTTGTCGGGCTCGGCAATCCGGGGCCTCAGTACGAACACACACGCCACAACGCGGGCTTCATGGTGGTGGACAGGCTGGCTGCCGGGTTCGGCATCGCCATGCAGGAGCGGAAGTTCCGTGCGAGCTGGGGGACGGGGTTTGTCGAAGGCAGGAAAGTCCTCCTTGCCAAGCCTCTGACCTACATGAACCTCAGTGGCGCCGCGGTCGGTGAAATCCTCAAGTATTTCGGATTTCCGTCGGAACGGGTCCTGGTCGTGCACGACGACCTTGATTTGCCCTGCGGCCGGGTCCGGCTGGCCAGAAAGGGCGGAGCGGGCGGTCACAAGGGTATAGCCTCCATCATGGCCCACCTCAACACCCGGGATTTTCCAAGACTGAAACTGGGCATAGGCCGTCCCCTTCATGGAGAACCGGTCGAGTCCTACGTGCTCCAGCCTCCATACGCCGAAGACGCGCGAAAGTTTGAGGACATGATCCTTCTGGGCGAAGAGGTGGTGCGCTCGGTGCTGGCGGCCGGATTGTCGTCGAGCATGAACGATTACAATCGCAAGGCGTCCGATGAATAA
- a CDS encoding 50S ribosomal protein L25/general stress protein Ctc: MSMDIELVAQTRTKSGKGPARALRRNEMVPAVLYGPKAETVSLSVPRQRLERLLRDMGEESKLLRLTVEGDGTAEMKQVLIREVQVHPVRRRFLHVDFYEVPLDHPIVVEVPVELLGEPVGVKKGGTLNLIQRMLSVRCLPGEIPEKVQVDVSKLDIGSSIQVEQLRTIVPFELTDDGGMAVVNVVAPEGAGKEDAEAAEE; the protein is encoded by the coding sequence ATGAGCATGGATATTGAATTGGTTGCGCAAACCAGGACGAAAAGCGGCAAGGGACCCGCAAGGGCGTTACGACGCAACGAAATGGTGCCCGCGGTTCTGTACGGTCCCAAGGCGGAAACGGTCTCTCTTTCGGTACCCAGGCAGAGGCTGGAACGGCTGCTCCGCGACATGGGGGAGGAAAGCAAGTTGCTGCGCCTGACCGTCGAGGGCGACGGAACGGCGGAGATGAAACAGGTTCTGATCCGGGAAGTCCAAGTCCATCCTGTGCGCAGGCGCTTTCTGCATGTCGATTTCTACGAGGTCCCGCTCGATCATCCGATCGTGGTCGAGGTGCCGGTGGAGCTCTTGGGTGAGCCCGTCGGAGTGAAGAAGGGCGGAACGCTGAATCTCATTCAACGCATGCTGTCGGTTCGCTGCCTGCCGGGGGAGATTCCTGAGAAGGTGCAGGTTGACGTGAGCAAGCTGGACATCGGGTCGTCGATCCAGGTCGAGCAGCTTCGGACGATCGTGCCTTTTGAGCTTACGGACGACGGTGGGATGGCGGTTGTCAACGTGGTTGCTCCTGAAGGCGCCGGAAAAGAAGACGCAGAAGCTGCGGAAGAATGA
- a CDS encoding CarD family transcriptional regulator, producing the protein MFKIGDLAVYPAHGVGKIESVETKSIGGKKQDFYIMRILDNDMKIMIPVPNAHTVGLRGLIGLEDISKVYDILQKREVSVNGGTWNRRYREYMEKIKTGSIYELAEVLRDLTVLKGDKELSFGERKMLDTARTLLLKELSIVQDISEEEVDKGIRDMLQ; encoded by the coding sequence ATGTTTAAGATAGGGGATTTGGCCGTTTACCCAGCGCATGGGGTAGGGAAGATCGAATCCGTCGAGACCAAAAGTATCGGGGGTAAGAAGCAGGATTTCTACATCATGCGCATTCTTGACAACGACATGAAGATTATGATTCCGGTTCCAAACGCACACACGGTGGGATTGCGCGGCTTGATCGGCTTGGAGGATATCTCCAAGGTTTACGATATCTTGCAAAAAAGGGAGGTTTCCGTTAACGGCGGGACCTGGAACAGGCGATACCGCGAGTACATGGAGAAGATCAAGACGGGCTCCATTTACGAATTGGCCGAAGTCCTCAGGGACCTGACCGTTCTGAAAGGAGACAAGGAACTCTCTTTCGGAGAGAGGAAAATGCTGGACACCGCCAGAACGCTCCTGCTCAAGGAGCTGTCCATCGTGCAGGACATCAGTGAAGAGGAAGTCGATAAGGGCATACGCGATATGTTGCAGTGA
- a CDS encoding ribose-phosphate pyrophosphokinase has translation MRGRIVLIAGNSNRPLALQVCSHLGIESCEALVGRFSDGEVRVEIGENVRGKDAYVLQSTCPPVNENLMELLVIMDALKRASARRVTCVVPYYGYGRQDQKDKPRVALTAKMVADLLVVAGASRVITVDLHADQIQGFFNIPVDHLYGTEVLLSDLKVRLQGNEVIVAPDAGGVERARTFAERLGAFLAILDYRRAEAGPYAQIVGDVRGRRVVILDDMVDTGQTLIRAAEGAVAAGAASVEACAVHALLSGDAVERIESSALQSLTVTDTVPRDEKAARCEKIRTVSVASMLAEVIRRVHYEESVSSLFTRT, from the coding sequence ATGCGAGGCCGGATTGTTCTGATTGCTGGCAATTCCAACCGACCGCTTGCTCTTCAGGTATGCTCCCATTTGGGAATAGAGTCCTGTGAGGCCCTCGTGGGGCGGTTCAGCGACGGGGAGGTTCGCGTAGAGATCGGCGAGAACGTCAGGGGCAAGGATGCGTATGTGCTGCAATCCACCTGCCCTCCGGTCAATGAGAACCTCATGGAGCTCCTGGTGATCATGGATGCCCTTAAACGGGCCTCCGCCCGCAGGGTCACTTGCGTCGTCCCTTACTACGGCTACGGACGGCAAGACCAGAAGGACAAACCGCGGGTGGCCCTGACCGCCAAGATGGTGGCGGACCTCCTGGTGGTCGCGGGCGCAAGCCGGGTGATCACCGTCGATCTCCACGCGGATCAGATCCAGGGATTCTTCAATATTCCGGTCGATCATTTGTACGGCACCGAAGTGCTGTTGAGTGATTTGAAGGTGCGTCTGCAGGGAAACGAGGTCATAGTGGCTCCCGACGCGGGGGGGGTCGAAAGGGCACGGACTTTTGCCGAACGGCTCGGCGCGTTTCTTGCCATACTGGATTACCGGCGGGCGGAAGCCGGGCCGTACGCGCAGATTGTGGGGGATGTCCGCGGCCGCAGGGTGGTTATCCTCGACGACATGGTGGACACGGGTCAGACGCTGATCCGGGCTGCCGAGGGAGCCGTGGCCGCCGGCGCCGCATCGGTTGAGGCCTGTGCGGTGCATGCTCTGTTGTCGGGCGATGCCGTCGAGAGGATCGAATCCTCCGCGCTTCAATCATTGACTGTGACGGACACCGTGCCGCGCGATGAAAAAGCCGCGCGGTGCGAAAAGATAAGAACGGTGAGCGTGGCATCCATGCTGGCGGAAGTCATCCGGCGGGTGCACTATGAAGAATCTGTGAGTTCGCTGTTCACGAGAACATGA